The nucleotide sequence GCGCAAGCGGCCGGCGTTCCGCGAGGTGTTCGACGGATTCGACCCGGAGCGGGTCGCCCGCTTCGGCGACGACGACGTGGCCCGGCTGCTCACCGACGCCCGGATCGTCCGCAACCGGCAGAAGATCGAGGCCACGGTGTCGAACGCGCGCGCGGTGCTCGAGCTGACCGGTGCCGGCGAGGACCTGGGTGGGTTCCTGGCGTCGTTCGCCCCCGACCCGGCCACCCGTGCCCGCCCCGCGACCCTCGCCGACGTGCCGGCGAGCACCCCCGAGTCCACCGCGCTGTCGCGGGCACTGAAGAAGCGCGGGTTCCGGTTCGTCGGGCCGACCACCTGTTACGCACTCATGCAGGCGACCGGGCTGGTGGACGATCACGTGGCGTATTGCTGGCGGTCCGGCGGCGGTGCCGGCCCGGCCCGGCGACCCGGATGAGTTGACCGGAGCGTCGCCGGGCCGTTGCGCTGCGTCGATGCCGGATGAGCCCCGGGACCGCCCTCGCCGCGCCGTGATCGCCTCGGTTGCACCCCGGCACCGGTGATGAGCGACAATGGTGTTCCCGCCGCGGCGCGTGCCCCGAACGCGTCCACGCGGGACGACAGTGTGTGTGGACCTTGACGGAGGACGGACGAATGGCCGCGATGAAGCCCCGCACCGGCGACGGGCCCCTGGAAGTGACCAAGGAGGGCCGGGGCATCGTGATGCGCGTCCCGCTCGAGGGTGGTGGCCGCCTGGTGGTCGAGATGACCCCCGACGAGGCCTCCGCCCTCAGTGAGGCGCTGAAGGCGACCGTCGGCTGAACTCCCCGGGTGGCGGTGCCGTGACCGGTGCCGCCACCCGTCTTCCTCACACCACGCTCTCGTAGACCTCCGACGTCCGCCGGGCCATCTCGGCCCAGGCGAACTCGCCGACCGCACGCTCCCGCCCACGCGCTCCCATCCGCGCCGCCCGCTCCGGATCCGCGACGAGCTCGTTGACCCGGTCCGCGACCGCGGTCTCGAACGCCGCGGTGTCGGTCGCGTCGTAGTGCGCCAGCAGCCCGGTCTCGCCGTCCGCGACGACCTCCGGGATACCCCCGACGTCGGACGCGACCACCGCCGTCCCGCAGGCCATCGCCTCCAGGTTCACGATGCCCAGCGGCTCGTACACCGACGGGCACACGAAGACAGTGGCCGCGGACAGCAGCTGGCGCACCTCGGTGGTCCGCAGCATCCGCTGGATCCACACCACCCCGGTGCGCGACGCCGACAGTTCGGCCACCGCTCGCTCGGTCTCGGCCGCGAGCTCCGGGGTGTCCGGAGCGCCGGCACACAGCACGACCTGGGCCGCCGGGTCGAAGCGGTGCGCCGCGGCGATCAGATGCCCGAGCCCCTTCTGCCGGGTGATCCGCCCCACGAACACCACGCACGGCCGGTCCGGGTCCACGCCGTTCTCGACGAGCGCGTCGCGGGCCGGGTCGGGCCGGTAGAACTCGGTGTCGATCCCGTTGTGCACCACGTGCACCAACTCCGGGTCGATCGCCGGGTAGGCGGCCAGCACGTCCCGGCGCATGCCGTGCGAGACGGCGATCACCGCGTCCGCGGCCTCGTAGGCGGTCCGCTCGACCCAGGACGACAACCGGTATCCGCCACCGAGCTGCTCGGCCTTCCACGGCCGCAGCGGCTCCAGCGAGTGGGCGGTCACCACGTGCGGCCGGCCGTGCAGCAGACCACCGAGGTGCCCGGCCATGTTCGCGTACCAGGTGTGCGAGTGCAGGATGTCGCAGCGTTCCAGCTCGGCCGCCATCGACAGGTCCACGCCGAGCGTGGACAGCGCCGCATTGGCCCCGTCCGGCAGCGGTGGCGCGGAGTGGGTGCGGGCGTCGGGCGGTGCATCGCTGCCCGGCTCGGCGAAGCAGTGCACGTCGACGTCGACGAGCTCCCGCAGGGCAGGGACGAGATGTCCGACATGGACCCCGGCGCCGCCGTAGACGGCGGGGGGGTACTCACGGGTGAGGAGGCCGACGCGCACGGCGGCTGACCGTACGGGATCCGGGCCGGGGATCGCGAGCAGTGATCGAGAAGCGGTCGGACGCGGAGCGGCGACGCGGCCCGGCGCGCCGCGGACGTATGGCCCCTGCACCGTGCGGGCACTAGGGTTCACCCCATGCGACCGACGTCGTCCGGACGGCTGCCCGGCAGGGTTTTGGGAATTGTGCTGGCGGGCGGCGAGGGCAAGCGTTTGTGGCCGCTCACCGCGGACCGCGCGAAGCCGGGCGTCCCGTTCGGCGGGAACTACCGGCTCATCGACTTCGTGCTGTCGAATCTGGTCAACGCGGGCATGGACCGGCTGTGCGTGCTGACCCAGTACAAGTCGCACTCGCTGGACCGGCACATCTCGACGACCTGGCGGCTCTCCAGCGTCCTCGACCAGTACATCACCACGGTCCCGGCCCAGCAGCGGCTCGGCCGCCGGTGGTACACCGGCAGCGCCGACGCCATCTTCCAGAGTCTCAACCTCGTCTACGACGACGAGCCCGAGTACATCGCGGTGTTCGGCGCGGATCACGTCTACCGGATGGACCCGGCGCAGATGATCGCCGAGCACGCCGCGTCCGGTGCCGGGGTCACGGTCGCCGGGATCCGGGTGCCACGGGCCGAGGCGAAGGCGTTCGGCTGCATCGCCTCCGACGAGACCGGGCGGATCACCGAGTTCCTCGAGAAGCCGTCCGATCCACCGCACGTGCCGGGCGACCCGGATGTGACGTTCGCCTCGATGGGCAACTACGTCTTCACCACCCAGGCCCTGCTGGACGCGCTGCGTGCCGACGCCTCCAACGCGGACTCCGACCACGACATGGGCGGCGACATCATCCCGGCGCTGGTCGAGCGCGGCGAGGCGAACGTCTACGACTTCGCCGACAACATCGTCCCGGGGGCCACCGAGCGGGACGCCGGTTACTGGCGCGACGTCGGGACGATCGACGCCTACTACGACGCGCACACCGATCTCGTCTCGGTGCACCCGATCTTCAACCTGTACAACGCGCGCTGGCCGATCCGCAGCGCGACGCCGGCGCTGCCGCCGGCGAAGTTCGTCGAGGGTGGGATCGCCCAGGACTCCGTGGTCGGCGCCGGAACGATCATCTCGGGCGCGATCGTGCGCCGGTCGGTGATCAGTCCGAACGTGAGCGTCCAGGGCGGTGCCGAGGTCTCCGACTCGGTGGTGCTGCCCGGGGCCCGGATCGGCCGCGGCGCCGTGGTGCGCCGGGCGATCCTGGACAAGAACGTCGTCGTCCCGGACGGTGCCCTGATCGGTGTCGACCTGAACCTCGACCGCAGCCGCTACACGGTCTCCAACGGCGGCGTGGTCGTGCTCGGCAAGGGTGTCACCGCCCAGTAGCGGGCGGCGCGGTCCGGATCAGCGCCGGACCGCGCACAGCATCCCGTCGGCCACCGGCAGCAGGGCCGAGAGCAATCGCTCGTCGTCGCGGACCAGTCCGGCCGTCTCACGCAGCGCGGCCGTGCCGGGACCGTCCGCGGTGCCGTCGCCCGCGACCCGGCCGCCGTCCAGCACACCCTCCAGGACGAGCACGCCGCCCGGCCGCAGCAGCCGGATCGCCTCCGCCAGGTAGCCCGGGTACTCGCCGGGCACGGCGTCGGCGACGACCAGGTCGTACCCGCCGTCGGTGAGCCGGGGGAGCACGTCCAGTGCCATCCCGTTGATCAACCGCAGCCTGCCCGGCCCGTAGCCGGCCCCCAGGAACGTGCGGCGCGCCGAGCGCTGCAGCTCCGGGTCGACGTCGATGGTGGTCAGCACGCCGTCGACGGCCATGCCGCGCAGCAGGTACAGGCCGCTGACCCCGGCCCCGGTCCCGACCTCGACGACCGCCCGTGCCGCGATCGTCGCGGCCAGCACGGACAGCGCGGCACCCCCGGCCGGGCTGATCGGGTGCGCCCCGGCGGTGGTGCCCAGCGAGCGCGCCTCGCCGAGCGCGTCGTCCTCGGCGAGGTAGCCCTCGGCGTACGCGGTCGCGCCCGCGGGTGTGCTCATGGCGAGAGATTATCGGTGCGACGCCGCGGGCGAGATTTCACAGACTTCTCTCAGACGGGTTTCACATCCTCCTCATCAGGCGAGGGCACTCTGTACTGCAACGAACGACATCGCGTTGGTCGCACGAGCACGTCGCAGGAACGGACGAGTCGATGTGTGATCACGCCACACCGGAGGTGCCCTGCCCCGATGCCCGCTCCTCGTGATCACGACGACGCCCCGGTCCGGGACGCCGCCGACGGCACCCGCCCCGGCGAGGGTGCCGACTGGACCCCGCCCAGCTGGGACGAGGTCGTCCGGGAGCATGCCGACCGCGTCTACCGCCTCGCCTACCGGCTCTCCGGCAACCAGCACGACGCCGAGGACCTCACCCAGGAGACGTTCATCCGGGTGTTCCGGTCGCTGGCCTCCTACAAGCCGGGGACGTTCGAGGGATGGCTGCACCGCATCACCACGAACCTGTTCCTGGACATGGTCCGCCGCCGCGCCCGGCTGCGGATGGAGGGACTGCCCGAGGACACCGAGCGGCTCCCCGGCGGCGGCCCCGAGCCGGAGACCGTGTTCGCGATCAACCACCTGGACCCGCACCTGCAGGCCGCACTCGACGAGCTGCCGCCGGACTTCCGGGTGGCGGTCGTCCTGTGTGACGTCGAGGGCCTGTCCTACGAGGAGATCGGCGCGACGCTCGGGGTGAAGCTGGGCACCGTGCGCAGCCGGATCCACCGCGGGCGGACCGCGCTGCGGGCGTCCCTGGAGCGGCGCCGGGCAGCCGAGTCGGAGCAGACGGTGGCACCCGACCGTGGCCCGGTGGCAGAGTTGGTGCCGTGACCGATCGACGGCGTTTCCAGGTCGTCCCCCCGAATTGGGGGGAGGCCCATCTGACGCTGGAGGCGGTCGTCGCCTTTGTCGACGACGAGCTGGCCTCCGGCCCGCACGAGCGGGCCACCCGTCATCTCGAGGGGTGCCCCGACTGTGCGGTCGAGGTCGCGGAGCAGCGGCGGGCCCGGTCCGCGCTGCGTGGCGCGGATGCGCCGACCCTGCCCCCGTCGTTGATGAGCGCGCTGCGGTCGATCCCACAGGACACCGAGCTGCCTCCGCCGCCGGCCGGGTTGTCGCTCACCCCGGAGGGCGAGCTCGTCTCGATGCTGCGTCCGGCACCGCTGGCCGGGCAGTCGCGCCGGTCCAGCCGTTCCCGGCGGGTGAAGCTCGGTACCGGTGCCGCCGTGTCGGGTATCGCGCTCGGCGCGCTGGCGTTCGGCATGCCCGCGGCGACGACGTCGGCGCCGACCCCCGCCCCCGGCGGTCAGGGCCCGGCCTCGGCGGCGGTCGCCCGTTTCGCGACCACTCCCACGCAGGCGCCGCGGCAGCGTTCGTCGTCGGCGACCCCCGCGCCCGGGGCGACCGGTGGCGCGCAGGCCCCGGACCCGGGCGTCCCGATGCGGAACGCGGGCCTGCCTCCGTCCCGCTGAGGGCTGGCCACCGCAGGTACCCGAAACAGGAACTTCACCGGCTGACCGGCAGGCTGGCCCGGTGCCGACCGTGATGGACCGCCGATGAGCGATACCCCGGAGTCCGGTCCGTCCGGAGAGCCCGGCCGCCCGGCCGGTGACGGGACGGCACCACCCCGGCTGGGGCCGCGAGCGCTGGAGTATCCGGACACCGACCCGGCGGACCGCGCGGCCTTCGGCCGGCCGGACGGTGTCGGCTCGTCGTTCGCCCCGCCGGCGCACGCCGGCTCGAACGGATCGGTCCCGGTCGCGCCGCCGCCCACCGCTGCCGTCGCCCGCGCGTTCGGCCGTCCGGACGACGGCGGGGCCGGTCTGCAGCGACCGCCGGCGGGTGGGCCGTCCGCCCCCGGTGAGCAGAGCAAGGTCGACGGTGAGCAGAGCAACGGCGACCGTGAGCAGAGCAACGGGGCATTCTGGCCGGGCGGATCCGCCGACGACCCGTGGCGCAACCCCGGCGCGCCGGTGGTCGCCGCGCCCCCGCACGGCGACGCCGATCCGGCGCCGGCCCCGGACCGCCCGGACGGCCCCCGGCTGAGCGTGCGCGAGGTGCTGTTCGGCGACCGGGTCCAGCCACGCGCGCTGGCGCTGCTCGGGGTGCTGGCGCTCGCCATCGGCGCGGTCGGTGGCCTCGCCGGGCACTGGACGGCGTCCGGTGCGAGCGCCCTGACCAGCCCCGGCGCGGTGCTCGCGACGGCCGAGGAGGCGAAGGAGCGCCCGCCCGGCTCGGTCCCGGACGTCGCCGCCCGGGTCCTGCCGTCGGTCGTCTCGCTGGAGGTGACGGTCGGGAACCAGGCGGGCAACGGCTCCGGGGTGGTCATCGACGCGGAGGGCTACGTGCTCACTAACGACCACGTCGTCGCCCCGGCCACCGGGCCCGGCCAGGGCTCGATCGAGGCGGTCTTCTCCGACGGGTCCCGGGTTCCGGCGGCCGTCGTGGGCACCGACCCGATGACCGACCTGGCGGTGCTGAAGGTCCCGGTCGCGAACCCGACGGTCGCGGCGATCGGCCGCTCGGCGGAGCTCGCGGTCGGCGACGCGGTGATCGCGATCGGCTCGCCGTTCGGGCTGGCGGGCACCGTCACCACCGGCATCGTGTCCGCAGTGAACCGGCCGCTGCGACTCGACCCGGAGGGCAGCGCCGGGGACGCGGTGATCGACGCCGTGCAGACCGACGCCGCGATCAACCCGGGCAACTCGGGTGGCCCGCTGGTCGACGCGACCGGCGCCGTCGTCGGGATCAACACGGCGATCCGCAGCGCCGGGACCGAGGCGGGTGGGCAGGGCGGGTCGATCGGGCTGGGTTTCGCGGTCCCGATCGACGAGGCCAGGACGATCGCCGAGGAACTGATCCGGACCGGCGGGGTCGCGCACGCCGATCTCGGGGTGAACGCGCGCTCGGTCACCGACGGGGCGACCGACGGCGCCCAGGTGCAGAACGTCGCCGCCGGCGGCCCGGCCGCGGCGGCCGGGCTGCTCGAGGGCGACGTCGTCGTCCGGGTGGGTGGTCGCTCGATCGCCGGAGCCGACGAGCTCGTCGTCGCGGTGCGGGAGCATGCGCCGGGGGACCAGGTGCCGATCGAGCTGGTGCGTCAGGGCAGGCCGCTCACGGTGACGGCGACCCTCGGGCAGCGCTGACTCCGGAGCTGACTTCCGGGCTGGCTTCCGAGCAGTTCACCGGCCTGCACGCCCGGCGTGCGGCCGGTGTCCGTAGGCTGATGGTGTGTTCGAGAACATCGGCATGTGGGAGATCCTCATCCTGGTGGTCGCGGGGTTGTTCATCCTCGGCCCGGAGCGGCTCCCCGAGGCTGCCCGCTGGCTGGGCAGCGCCGTGCGCCAGGTCAAGGAGTACGCGACCGGCGCGCAGGATCACCTGAAGCGTGAACTCGGCCCGGAATTCGACAAGATCCAGCAGCCGCTCAACGACCTGCGCAGCCTGCGCTCGTTCAACCCGCGTACCGCGATCACCCGCAGCCTGTTCTCCGACGACGAGCCGGTGAAGCGCAACGGGCACAGCCCCGGTGCCCGTGCCACGAACACGGGCGGCGGGCTCGGCGCCGCCGCGGCAGGCGGTGCGGCAGCGGCCGCCGCGAGCGGCACCTCCGCGGCTGCCGGCACACCGGCGTCCGGTGACACGACGCCGGGCAACACGACCCCGGGCAACACGGCTTCCGGTAACACGCCCCCGGGCACTACGGCCTCCGGGGCTGCGCCGACCGGGGCCGCTGCGCCGGCCGCGCAGCAGCCGCTCGCGGCGAACGAGCGTCCCCCGGTCGACCCCGACGCGACCTGATCGCGCCGGGCCCGGCCCGCTCAGCCCAGCAGTGGCGGCCGCCGCAGGTGGTGGTCGGTCGCCTGCTGGTAGGCGTGGGCGGCGGCGAGCACGGTGGCGTCCGCGTGCCGTGGGCCGACGACCTGCAGGCCGACCGGCAGGCCCGCCGAGGTGAACCCGCACGGCACGCTGGTCGCCGGCTGCTGGGTCATGTTGAACGGGTAGGTGAACGGCGTCCAGGTCGTCCAGCGCGGGTCCGCCCAGCCCTCCGGGACCTCCCGGCCGCCCTCGAACGCGGTGATCGGCAGCGTCGGTGTGAGCAGCAGGTCGTACTCGTCGTGGAAGGCGCTCATCAGGGTGCCGAGCTCGTTGCGGACGGCCATCGCGCCGAGATAGTCGAGCGCCGTGGTTCCCGCGCCCTGCTCGGCGATCTCGACCAGCGCCGGATCCATCCGCTCGCGGGCCGGGGCACCGATCGGCTCGAGGGACTTCGCCGCGGCGGCGAACCACAGGGTGTGGAAGGGCTCGATCGGGTCGGCGAAGCCGGGATCGGCATTCTGCACGGTCGCGCCCAGTGAGCTGAAGACCTCGACCGCGGCGGCGACCAGCGCGGCGATCTCGGGATCGACCGTGGCGAACCCGAGCGTCGCGGAGTACGCGATCCGCAGTCCCTGTGCGCCGCCGGCGAGCCGGTCGACGGCGGACTCCCGGGGCACGTCGAGCACCCACGGGTCCCGGGTGTCGGGCCGCGCGACGACGTCGAACAGCAGTGCCGCGTCGGCGACGGTGCGGGTCATCGGGCCGACGTTGGCCAGCGTGCCGAACGCCGAACCGGGGTAGTGCGCGATCCGGCCGTAGGTCGGCTTGTGCGCGACGGTCCCGGTGAAGGCGGCCGGGATGCGGACGGAGCCCCCGGCGTCGGTGCCCAGCGACAGCGGGCCCATGCCGAGCCCGACAGCGGAGGCGCTGCCCCCGGACGAGCCGCCCGCGGTGAGCGATGGGTCCCACGGGTTGGTCGTGACACCGGTCAGCGGCGAGTCGGTGACGCCCTTCCAGGCCAGCTCGGGGGTGGTGTTCTTGCCGAGCAGCACCGCCCCGGCCTCCCGCACCCTGGCCACCGGCGGGCCGTCCACCTCGAACGGTCCCTCGGCGGAGGTGGTGGTCGAGCCGCGCCGGGTGGGCCAGCCGACCGTGAGCAGCATGTCCTTGATCGAGGTGGGGACGCCGTCGAGCGGGCCGATCGGCTCGCCGGCCTGCCAGCGGGCCTCCGAGTCCTTCGCCGAGGCCAGCGCGGAGTCGGCGTCGACGAGGCAGAAGGCGTTCACGGCGCCGTCATGTGCCTCGATCCGGTCCAGTGCGTCCCGGGTGGCCTGCACCGGGGAGAGCTCCCCGGTGCGGTATCCGGCCAGCAGCTCGGTCGCGCTGAGGTCTGCGGTGGTCCCGGTGTTCCTGCTCACGGCCGTCACGCCTTTCCCCCGGAGGAGCTCACGTACCCACGTTCCTTGTCCACCACGTTGCGCAGGTCCCGGCCCGTCCGGAAGCGCTGCAGGTTGTCCACGAACAGCTCGACGAGCATGTCCTTCCAGCCGACGACGTCGCCGGACATGTGCGGGGAGATCAGGACGTTCTCCATGGTCCACAGCGGCGAATCGGCGGGTAGCGGCTCGACCTCGAACACGTCCAGCGCGGCCCCGGCGAGCCGGCCCGAGGCGAGTGCGGCGGTGAGGTCGTCCTGCACGACGAGCGGGCCCCGCCCGATGTTGATCACCCGGGCCCGCTCCGGGAGCAGCGCGATCGTCCCGCTGTGCAGCATCCCGCGGGTCGCATCGGTGAGCGGCGCCGCGAGCACGAGGTAGTCGGTGTCGGGCAGCAGGCCCGGGAGCTCGTCGAAGGCGTGCACACCGTCGGCGGCCCGCCTGCCGACCAGTCGCACGTCGAGTCCGGCGGCGCCGAGCAGCTGCGCGATCGCCTGCCCGATCGGCCCGCTGCCCACGACGGTGGCGGTCCGGCCGGCGATCGTCTCGGTCTCCCGGTGCCGCCACGTCCGGTCCCGCTGCAGGGCGAGCGACCGGGCGGTGTCCTTCGCGAACGCCAGCACGGCGCCGAGCACGAACTCGGCGATCGGCCGGTCGAAGACGCCACGCGAGTTGGTGAGCGTCAGCGGGGTCGCGAGCAGTTCGGGGAACGCGACCCGGTCGACGCCCGCGCTGGCGGTGTGCACCCAGCGCAGCGACCGAGCCAGGTCGTCGTGCCACACCTCCTTCACGGCGTCGGAGGTGAAGTCCCAGGTCAGCAGCACGTCGCTGCCGGGGAGTGCGGTGGCCAGCTCGTCGGCGTCCGCGGCGAACCGGAGACGTGCGTCACCCACCCGGGACTCGAGCCCGGGCGGGGTCTCGCCGGCGTGCAGCACGGCAACAGTGATGGGGTCCTGACCAGCGGAAACCGGCAAAGCAAGATCCTGTCGGTGGTGAGGTCGAGCGGCGTTGACACGCTAGGAAGTGCACCTAGGATTGTCAACAATCCGCCTATCCGGCGGAGGTCTCCCCGCACCCACGAACGTTCCTGGGGGAACCGTGACCAAGCTGATCAGGATCGAACTCGCGAAGCGCGGCGTCGCATGCACCGCGGAACTGCTGGAGAAGGAAGCGCCGCGGACGTCCGCCGCCGTCTGGGAGGCGCTCGCCGCAGGCCCGGCGGGCGGGGACGCGCAGCACGCCAAGTACGCGCGCAACGAGGTCTACACGATCGTCCCCCGGTTCGGGCCGCGGATCGGGCAGGAGAACCCGACGGTGACCCCGATCCCGGGTGACGTGTGCTACTTCGACTTCCACGGCGGCATGCTCGACGCGTCGTTCAAGGACGACCAGGGGATCGACGCCGAGGCCGGCGGGATCGATCTCGCGATCTTCTACGGCCGGAACAACCTGCTGCTCAACGGCGACGTGGGCTGGGTCCCCGGCAATGTCTTCGCCTCGATCGTGGACGGGCTGGACGCGATGGCGACGGCCTGTCACGACGTGTGGCGCTCGGGCAGCGTGGGGGAGCGGCTCGTCTACTCGCGGATCGAGTGACCCTTGCGTCGGCGGGGGGCTCTGTAGGATTGTCGACAACATGAGCACGGTTGGCATCCTGTACCCCGGTTACTCGGCCGAGGACGACTACCCGCGCGCCGAGAAGCGGCTGCACGACGGCAGCCTGCTCCCGCTGGTGCACACCGAGATGAAGGTCGACGCCCATCGGGCGGACGCGCTGCTCGACATCGGCGGCGACGACGTGCTGGCCGAGGGGGCCCGCCGGGTCGCCGCCGAGGCCGGGCCGCTGGACTCGATCGTCTGGGCCTGCACCTCGGGCAGTTTCATCTTCGGTCCCGAGGGGGCCGCACGTCAGGTCGCGGCGCTGCAGGAGGTCGCCGGGGTGCCGGCGTCGAGCACGTCGTTCGCGTTCGTGGACGCCTGTCATCGGCTCGGGATCTCGACCGTCGCGCTCGGCGCGACCTACCCGCCGGACGTGGCGGAGGCGTTCATCATGTTCCTCGCCCACCACGGCATCACGGTGCTGACGGTCTCGGCGCGCGACATCATCACCGCCGCCGAGGTCGGCACCCTCACCTCGCAGACCGTGCTGGACTTCGCGGCGGCGGTCTCCGCGGACGCCCCCGAGGCCGACGCGGTCCTGCTGCCGGACACGGCCCTGCACACCGTCGACCTGCTCGACGCACTCGACGCGCGGGTCGGGAAGCCGGTGCTGACGGCCAACCAGGTCAGCATCTGGCAGGGCCTGCGGCTGGCCGGCGCCGACGTCGTCCGCCCCGGTCTGGGGACGCTGTTCCGGAAGGGATGACACGGTGGGTACTGAGGTCTCGGATCTGGAGCCGGTCAGCAGACGGTCCACCGCGGAGATCGTCGCGGACCGGATCCGCACGGCGATCATGCGCGGCACGTTCGCGCCCGGGGCCCAGCTCGGCGAGGTGGACCTGGCCGGCCGGCTCGGGGTGAGCCGCGGGCCGCTGCGGGAGGCGATGCAGCGCCTGGTCGCCGAGGGGCTGCTGCGCAGCGAGCGGCACCGCGGGCTGTTCGTGCGGGAGCTCGGTCCGGACGACGTCCGCGATGTCTACCTGGCCCGCACCGCCGTCGAGCGGGCGGCCGCGCTACAGGTGCTGGCGGCCGATCGGGCCGCGGCGGTGGTCGCACTGGAGATCCCGCTGGGCGCGATGCGAGCGGCCGCCGCGGCGGGGGACTCGGTTGCGCTCGCCGACGCCGACCACGACTTCCACGCCGCGCTGGTCGCTGCGTCCGGCAGTCCGCGGCTGCGCCGGATGACCGACGGGCTCCTGGTGGAGACCCGGATGTGTCTCGCCGCGTTCCAGCAGACCGCGCCACCGGCGCCCGATCTGCTGGCCGAGCACGAACTGCTCCGGGACGCGCTGCGCGACGGGCGGACCGAGCTGCTGCTCGACCGGCTGGCCGCCCACATGGACGACGCCGTCGCGCGGATCCTGGCGGCCATGCCCGGTGCGGCGTGATCGGGCTTCCCGGCGTGTGAGTCCGTGCGCTCGGCGTGCCACGAGGTCGTTGCCATACGTAAGGTGATGGCGCGTGACGGGTGTGCTCGAGGGTTTCCTGGTCATCGGCGTGGTCGTCGGTGTCGGCTACGTCCTCGGGCGGTACCAGCTGCTCGGCGAGCACGGGGCTCGCGTGCTGGCCCGCGCCGCGTTCTTCGTCGGGACGCCGGCGCTGCTGTTCATCACCCTGGCCCGGTCCGACGTCGGCGCGGTCTTCTCGTCCGGCCTGCTCGTGACGGCGGTGACCAGCTCGCTGGCCTGCCTGCTCTTCGTGCCGGTGGCCCTGCTGCGGCGCCGTCCGGCGGGCGAGACCGTCGTCGGGGCGATGGGGTCGGGATACGTCAACGCCGGCAACCTCGGCATCCCGATCGCGACCTACGTGCTCGGCGATCCGGCGGCCGTCGCACCGGTGCTGCTGTTCCAACTGGCGGTGCTGGGGCCGCTGTTCACGACGCTGCTGGACGTGATGCCGGGGGACGGCCGAGGGGACCGGCCGGGTCTGCTCCGGGTCGCCGTCGCGCCGCTGCGCAATCCGATCGCGATCGCCAGCGCCGCGGGTCTGGTGGCCTCCGCGACCGGGGTGCAGCTGCCGGAGCCGGTGATGGCGCCGGTGGAGCTGCTCGCCGCGCTCGCGGTTCCGGCGATGCTGCTGGCGTTCGGGTTGTCCCTGCACGGCGCCCGCCGCCCCGGAGCGGGGGAGACCGGGCCCTCGTTGTGGACCGCCGTGCTGATCAAGAACGTGGTGCATCCGGTGCTCGCCTGGGTGTTCGCCGCGGGCGTCCTCGGGCTCACCGGTCCCGCCCTGCTGGCGGCGGTGGTGCTGGCCGCGCTGCCGACCGCACAGAACGTCTTCGGCTATGCGGTGCGCTACGAGCGCGGCGTCACCCTGGCCCGGGACACCGCACTGGCGACGACCGTCGCCGCGGTGCCGGTGCTGCTGGTGGTGGCCGCGTTGCTGGCCTGACTGAGCCTCGGCCGGTGCGCGGCCGGGGACCCGGGCGCCCCGGCGGACGGAGGGTGTCCTGGGCCCGCTCTGCTCTGCTCACCACGGAGGAGGGGCCTGCCCCCGTCCCCGCTCTGCTCTGCTCACTCCCGGGCCGACGGTGCCGGGCAGCGCGCCGGGTGGCGCCGCGTCGTATGCCCACCGCAGCTCGGGTGCGAGGCCGCACGGAGCGCCCCGGCCGGTCCGCGCACCCGCTCCCCGGAGGGGTGAGCAGAGCAAAGCGAGGAACGGTCGGCCCTTGCCCGAGCCGCCCGCGCATGATTCCCTGAGATTGTCGACAACTCGACAACCCGATCGGTTCCTCCGGTCACCCCGGATCCGGACGCACGACTCTCGACGCATCAGGAGTTGCGAAACCCATGGCACAGCTGTCCCCGCTGCTGAAGCAGGCCACCCCGGTCCAGGCCGCCCGCGGTGAGGGCGTCTATCTGTTCGACACCGACGGGCGACGCCACCTGGACTTCACCGCA is from Pseudonocardia autotrophica and encodes:
- a CDS encoding S1C family serine protease, with the translated sequence MSDTPESGPSGEPGRPAGDGTAPPRLGPRALEYPDTDPADRAAFGRPDGVGSSFAPPAHAGSNGSVPVAPPPTAAVARAFGRPDDGGAGLQRPPAGGPSAPGEQSKVDGEQSNGDREQSNGAFWPGGSADDPWRNPGAPVVAAPPHGDADPAPAPDRPDGPRLSVREVLFGDRVQPRALALLGVLALAIGAVGGLAGHWTASGASALTSPGAVLATAEEAKERPPGSVPDVAARVLPSVVSLEVTVGNQAGNGSGVVIDAEGYVLTNDHVVAPATGPGQGSIEAVFSDGSRVPAAVVGTDPMTDLAVLKVPVANPTVAAIGRSAELAVGDAVIAIGSPFGLAGTVTTGIVSAVNRPLRLDPEGSAGDAVIDAVQTDAAINPGNSGGPLVDATGAVVGINTAIRSAGTEAGGQGGSIGLGFAVPIDEARTIAEELIRTGGVAHADLGVNARSVTDGATDGAQVQNVAAGGPAAAAGLLEGDVVVRVGGRSIAGADELVVAVREHAPGDQVPIELVRQGRPLTVTATLGQR
- a CDS encoding amidase, producing MSRNTGTTADLSATELLAGYRTGELSPVQATRDALDRIEAHDGAVNAFCLVDADSALASAKDSEARWQAGEPIGPLDGVPTSIKDMLLTVGWPTRRGSTTTSAEGPFEVDGPPVARVREAGAVLLGKNTTPELAWKGVTDSPLTGVTTNPWDPSLTAGGSSGGSASAVGLGMGPLSLGTDAGGSVRIPAAFTGTVAHKPTYGRIAHYPGSAFGTLANVGPMTRTVADAALLFDVVARPDTRDPWVLDVPRESAVDRLAGGAQGLRIAYSATLGFATVDPEIAALVAAAVEVFSSLGATVQNADPGFADPIEPFHTLWFAAAAKSLEPIGAPARERMDPALVEIAEQGAGTTALDYLGAMAVRNELGTLMSAFHDEYDLLLTPTLPITAFEGGREVPEGWADPRWTTWTPFTYPFNMTQQPATSVPCGFTSAGLPVGLQVVGPRHADATVLAAAHAYQQATDHHLRRPPLLG
- a CDS encoding D-2-hydroxyacid dehydrogenase, with the protein product MLHAGETPPGLESRVGDARLRFAADADELATALPGSDVLLTWDFTSDAVKEVWHDDLARSLRWVHTASAGVDRVAFPELLATPLTLTNSRGVFDRPIAEFVLGAVLAFAKDTARSLALQRDRTWRHRETETIAGRTATVVGSGPIGQAIAQLLGAAGLDVRLVGRRAADGVHAFDELPGLLPDTDYLVLAAPLTDATRGMLHSGTIALLPERARVINIGRGPLVVQDDLTAALASGRLAGAALDVFEVEPLPADSPLWTMENVLISPHMSGDVVGWKDMLVELFVDNLQRFRTGRDLRNVVDKERGYVSSSGGKA
- a CDS encoding DUF3830 family protein, with protein sequence MTKLIRIELAKRGVACTAELLEKEAPRTSAAVWEALAAGPAGGDAQHAKYARNEVYTIVPRFGPRIGQENPTVTPIPGDVCYFDFHGGMLDASFKDDQGIDAEAGGIDLAIFYGRNNLLLNGDVGWVPGNVFASIVDGLDAMATACHDVWRSGSVGERLVYSRIE
- a CDS encoding maleate cis-trans isomerase family protein, with product MSTVGILYPGYSAEDDYPRAEKRLHDGSLLPLVHTEMKVDAHRADALLDIGGDDVLAEGARRVAAEAGPLDSIVWACTSGSFIFGPEGAARQVAALQEVAGVPASSTSFAFVDACHRLGISTVALGATYPPDVAEAFIMFLAHHGITVLTVSARDIITAAEVGTLTSQTVLDFAAAVSADAPEADAVLLPDTALHTVDLLDALDARVGKPVLTANQVSIWQGLRLAGADVVRPGLGTLFRKG
- a CDS encoding GntR family transcriptional regulator, with the translated sequence MGTEVSDLEPVSRRSTAEIVADRIRTAIMRGTFAPGAQLGEVDLAGRLGVSRGPLREAMQRLVAEGLLRSERHRGLFVRELGPDDVRDVYLARTAVERAAALQVLAADRAAAVVALEIPLGAMRAAAAAGDSVALADADHDFHAALVAASGSPRLRRMTDGLLVETRMCLAAFQQTAPPAPDLLAEHELLRDALRDGRTELLLDRLAAHMDDAVARILAAMPGAA